Proteins encoded in a region of the Flammeovirga yaeyamensis genome:
- a CDS encoding LEA type 2 family protein: protein MFSRTHLFRYFLIFSILFITTSCGPKSPEFVDIRNMDMASLDDGNFVIKAEAVLYNPNGVSLTIDEIHVDVLVNGNKIGNVYQNVSSEAKGKSEFTLPLEVQFPPKALFSNILGGLMNMATGEDFEVRYAGYIRTKVLGVNFKVPFDQKETIGLDM, encoded by the coding sequence ATGTTTTCAAGAACACACTTATTTAGGTATTTCCTAATTTTTTCAATTTTATTTATCACCACTTCTTGCGGGCCAAAATCACCTGAATTTGTGGATATTAGAAATATGGACATGGCTTCTTTAGATGACGGTAACTTTGTCATCAAAGCGGAAGCGGTTTTATACAACCCTAATGGAGTATCATTAACGATAGATGAAATTCATGTAGATGTTTTAGTGAATGGAAATAAAATTGGAAATGTTTATCAGAATGTTTCCTCAGAAGCCAAAGGTAAATCTGAATTTACCTTACCATTAGAAGTACAATTTCCTCCAAAAGCTTTATTCTCAAACATACTAGGTGGTTTAATGAATATGGCTACTGGTGAAGATTTTGAAGTAAGATATGCTGGGTACATCAGAACGAAAGTTTTAGGAGTGAACTTCAAAGTACCTTTCGATCAAAAAGAAACAATAGGTTTAGATATGTAA
- a CDS encoding GH92 family glycosyl hydrolase — MRKVFITISLIPLLFSCVSQLNQKASKEVLPKSNSEFVDPFIGTSAHGHTFPGATVPFGMVQLSPDTGIEGWDWCSGYHSSDNSIMGFSHTHLSGTGGGDYGDILLMPAVGDVKTEAGSKKNPDEGYRSRFEKVKEEASPGFYSVFLEDYDITAELTATTRVGVHQYHFPASDNAHIILDLKHGISDSARETWFEVTSDNEIVGLRRSSGWARDQYVYFVAQFSKPFKSVQGIKSGMQLTETKKLDGEDVKAVINYTTEEGEAIVVNVAISGVSVEGARKNLEAEVQGFDFNKVREQAKQTWDQKLSKIQVEGGDQVNKTIFYTALYHSLIAPNVYMDVDHQYRGMDHKIHKAEGFTHYTLFSLWDTFRATHPLFTLIAPEENNDFIQSMLVKYEQSGQLPVWELSANETGTMIGFHSAPVIADAILKGQAKFDKELAYKAMVAAAEDPRRGLNWFNEEGFIPVEKEANAVSKGVEYAYDMWVVAQVAKELGKMDDYKKYSNRALNYKQLFDKNTGFLRGKNMYGAWDEPFDPMAISLLGAGNYTEGNAWHYNFFAPQDINGLIDLHGGDQKFIDKIDHMFKQEAVNDNHMAHDVTGLIGQYAQGNEPSHHVIYLYNYAGEPWKTQSRIRQVMDEMYTSERDGLCGNEDCGQMSAWYVFSAMGFYPVNPADGNYAIGSPIFGKVTIHLDNGNDFVITADQSSPTNEYIQSAAFDGQAYNKTYITHDQIEKGGILSFKMGENKSNWGAEVAARPTSHAIPLDEVESILETKEVVYRPYVTNSSVIFNGETTVEFKDVTPNVSIYYTLDGSIPTATSPKFSEAFTLNQSTLVKAIAIDPNGVSSKVSKFAFKKAFYNTGGEFPKLSINYEKNATYDAGENGILNGIYASDNLRDGKWDGVSGQNFEVVIDLGKDEELHQVSIGFLENTSSWVFLPNKVEFFVSEDGKEFTSLGVESTEMPNDHPIIGVTRFAKEIKGNYRYVKVVAIPFEALPVWHSGAGNAPWMFTDEIVVE, encoded by the coding sequence ATGCGTAAAGTTTTCATCACTATCAGCTTGATACCACTACTGTTTAGTTGCGTATCACAATTAAATCAAAAGGCGAGTAAAGAAGTCTTACCTAAATCGAACTCAGAATTTGTAGATCCTTTTATTGGAACTTCAGCTCATGGACACACATTTCCTGGAGCCACGGTGCCATTTGGTATGGTTCAATTAAGTCCAGATACTGGTATAGAAGGATGGGATTGGTGTTCGGGGTATCATTCCTCGGATAATTCAATTATGGGATTTTCTCATACACACCTTTCTGGAACAGGAGGAGGAGATTATGGTGATATCTTATTAATGCCAGCTGTAGGTGATGTTAAAACAGAAGCAGGTTCTAAGAAAAATCCTGATGAAGGTTACAGATCACGTTTCGAAAAAGTGAAAGAAGAAGCCTCTCCAGGGTTTTATTCTGTATTCTTAGAAGATTATGATATTACAGCAGAATTAACTGCAACAACACGTGTGGGTGTACATCAGTATCACTTTCCAGCATCTGATAATGCACACATTATACTAGATTTAAAACATGGTATTTCAGATTCAGCTAGAGAAACTTGGTTCGAAGTAACATCGGATAATGAGATCGTTGGTTTAAGAAGATCATCAGGATGGGCAAGAGATCAATATGTGTATTTTGTTGCTCAATTCTCTAAGCCATTTAAATCAGTTCAAGGCATTAAATCAGGAATGCAGTTAACTGAAACAAAAAAGTTAGATGGTGAAGATGTAAAAGCGGTTATCAATTACACCACTGAAGAAGGAGAAGCGATTGTTGTGAATGTCGCTATTTCTGGAGTGAGTGTTGAAGGTGCAAGAAAGAACTTAGAAGCAGAAGTACAAGGGTTTGATTTTAATAAAGTCAGAGAACAAGCGAAACAAACTTGGGATCAAAAGCTATCGAAGATTCAAGTAGAAGGTGGAGATCAAGTAAATAAAACTATTTTTTATACTGCTTTGTATCACTCGTTAATCGCTCCAAATGTATATATGGATGTCGATCATCAGTATAGAGGTATGGATCACAAAATCCATAAAGCAGAAGGATTTACGCACTATACTTTATTTTCACTTTGGGATACTTTTAGAGCAACCCATCCATTATTCACTTTAATTGCTCCAGAAGAAAACAACGATTTTATTCAGTCAATGTTAGTGAAGTATGAGCAATCGGGACAATTGCCAGTTTGGGAACTTTCAGCAAACGAAACAGGTACTATGATCGGTTTCCATTCTGCTCCTGTAATTGCAGATGCCATTTTAAAAGGTCAGGCTAAATTTGATAAAGAGTTGGCTTACAAAGCAATGGTGGCAGCAGCTGAAGATCCAAGAAGAGGATTGAATTGGTTCAATGAAGAAGGATTTATTCCTGTTGAAAAAGAAGCCAATGCTGTATCAAAAGGAGTGGAGTATGCTTATGATATGTGGGTGGTAGCCCAAGTGGCAAAAGAATTAGGTAAAATGGATGATTACAAAAAATACAGTAATCGTGCATTAAACTACAAGCAACTATTTGATAAAAACACAGGCTTCCTTAGAGGAAAAAATATGTACGGTGCTTGGGACGAACCTTTTGATCCAATGGCTATTTCACTTTTAGGAGCTGGTAACTATACTGAAGGAAATGCTTGGCACTACAATTTCTTTGCACCTCAGGATATTAATGGTTTAATCGATTTACATGGTGGAGATCAGAAGTTCATTGATAAGATTGATCATATGTTCAAGCAAGAAGCAGTGAACGATAATCATATGGCACATGACGTAACAGGATTAATTGGTCAGTATGCACAAGGAAATGAGCCGTCACATCATGTTATCTATCTATACAATTATGCTGGTGAACCATGGAAAACTCAATCGAGAATTCGCCAAGTAATGGATGAGATGTACACTTCTGAAAGAGACGGACTTTGTGGAAACGAAGACTGTGGTCAAATGTCAGCATGGTATGTCTTTTCAGCAATGGGATTCTATCCAGTAAACCCTGCTGACGGAAATTATGCGATTGGTAGTCCTATTTTTGGAAAAGTAACCATTCATTTAGATAATGGAAATGATTTTGTGATTACTGCTGATCAATCGTCTCCAACAAACGAATATATTCAATCCGCTGCTTTTGATGGTCAGGCGTATAATAAAACATACATCACTCATGATCAAATTGAAAAAGGAGGAATACTATCTTTCAAAATGGGAGAAAACAAATCAAATTGGGGAGCAGAAGTAGCGGCAAGACCAACTTCACATGCCATTCCATTAGATGAGGTAGAGAGTATTTTAGAAACGAAAGAAGTAGTTTACAGACCATATGTAACGAATTCATCAGTTATTTTTAATGGTGAAACAACAGTTGAATTTAAAGATGTGACTCCTAATGTGAGTATTTACTACACTTTAGATGGATCTATTCCTACAGCTACATCACCTAAATTTTCTGAAGCATTTACATTAAATCAATCGACTTTAGTGAAAGCAATTGCAATTGATCCAAATGGTGTTTCAAGTAAAGTTTCTAAATTCGCATTTAAGAAAGCATTCTACAATACGGGTGGTGAATTCCCTAAGTTGTCTATCAACTATGAGAAAAATGCTACTTATGATGCTGGTGAAAACGGCATCTTAAATGGTATTTACGCATCTGATAACTTAAGAGATGGTAAATGGGATGGTGTAAGCGGTCAAAATTTTGAAGTAGTAATTGACCTTGGAAAAGACGAGGAATTACATCAAGTGTCTATTGGTTTCTTAGAAAATACATCTTCGTGGGTTTTCTTGCCAAATAAAGTAGAATTCTTTGTGTCAGAAGATGGAAAAGAGTTTACTTCACTAGGAGTTGAGTCTACAGAAATGCCAAATGATCATCCAATTATTGGAGTGACACGTTTCGCTAAAGAAATAAAGGGTAACTATAGATATGTGAAAGTAGTTGCTATTCCTTTTGAAGCATTACCAGTATGGCATTCAGGAGCAGGTAATGCACCTTGGATGTTCACTGATGAAATTGTTGTTGAGTAA
- a CDS encoding beta-N-acetylhexosaminidase, translating to MNLIIKDMIYETASLSNRKLTTNLTSKEMRFLLLYILILPLSLHVFAQETSLIPMPQNIKWGEGSFTLSPKTTLSKGNSELDVDYYIQEIQKQNNVSITETDKEYGDITLHIINEFNLGEEAYKLTVQESSIDITANTEFGLRNGLATLLQLIGLNNTVKCVDISDSPKYEWRGMMLDVSRHFFTVEEVKRYLDLMTKYKLNKFHWHLTEDQGWRIEIKKYPKLTEIGAWRTERDGSRYGGFYTQDDIKEVVAYATARGIEVIPEIDMPGHMLGALASYPELACTEGPFEVWNRWGVSEDVLCAGDEQVYTFIEDILEEIIPLFPSTYFHLGGDECPKTRWKECDKCQLKIKQENLADEHELQSYFIHRVEKMVNKLGKKITGWDEILEGGLSSTATVQLWRDWHDKDAVSKIAKMGNDVIASPTACCYFDYDIATTDVAQLYAFNPTPSDLNKEEAQHVLGSEFTVWTERIPDQDRADFMIFPRALAFSEALWTGTKENGLKEFEERLDLQYPILDQLGVNYGPSEVLMEVSTSMKDGDIMLSANKLSDKLEIKYKVGSKGEFQLYTKPVKVEKSGDIIFQGFRNGKALGDPILKTFQLHKGNSASIKLIEEPSKPYINGGAASLNNSIIGGEKFQDGTWIGFNGQNLQAVLTWEESQELNSITFDAYDELGSWIMSPNSFKVLVSIDGSKYKDVSKKFKVEKVVDLNKNQFTLKFKKPLKEVRGIEIIIEHPGVLPKNHGGAGKPAWMMIDELIIE from the coding sequence ATGAATCTCATCATAAAAGATATGATTTATGAGACCGCTTCTTTATCAAATCGTAAGCTAACAACCAACTTAACCTCTAAAGAAATGAGATTTTTATTACTGTACATCTTAATATTACCACTATCACTACATGTTTTTGCACAAGAAACATCTTTAATTCCTATGCCTCAAAATATTAAATGGGGAGAGGGATCTTTTACATTATCACCAAAGACAACATTATCAAAAGGAAATTCAGAACTTGATGTAGACTACTATATTCAAGAAATTCAAAAACAAAATAATGTTTCAATCACAGAAACTGATAAAGAATACGGAGATATAACACTTCACATAATCAATGAATTTAATCTTGGAGAAGAAGCTTATAAACTCACAGTTCAAGAAAGTTCTATTGACATTACAGCAAATACAGAATTTGGATTAAGAAACGGTTTAGCCACATTATTACAACTGATTGGCTTAAACAATACTGTAAAGTGTGTTGACATTAGTGATTCTCCAAAATATGAATGGAGAGGAATGATGTTGGATGTAAGTAGACATTTTTTCACTGTTGAAGAAGTGAAACGCTACTTGGATCTAATGACAAAATATAAACTCAATAAATTCCACTGGCACTTAACTGAGGACCAAGGATGGAGAATTGAGATAAAAAAATATCCCAAATTAACTGAAATTGGTGCTTGGAGAACAGAAAGAGATGGTTCTCGTTATGGTGGATTTTACACTCAAGATGATATTAAAGAAGTTGTAGCTTATGCTACCGCAAGAGGAATTGAAGTGATTCCAGAAATTGATATGCCCGGACATATGTTAGGTGCTTTAGCTTCTTATCCTGAATTAGCTTGTACAGAAGGACCTTTCGAAGTTTGGAATCGTTGGGGTGTGAGTGAGGATGTGCTTTGTGCAGGAGATGAACAAGTATATACTTTTATAGAAGATATTTTGGAAGAAATTATTCCATTGTTCCCATCAACATATTTCCACTTAGGAGGGGATGAGTGTCCTAAAACTAGATGGAAAGAATGCGATAAGTGTCAGTTGAAAATCAAACAAGAAAACCTTGCAGACGAGCATGAATTGCAAAGTTACTTTATCCATAGAGTAGAAAAGATGGTCAACAAATTGGGTAAGAAAATTACAGGATGGGATGAGATCCTTGAAGGAGGTTTATCATCTACTGCCACTGTACAACTATGGAGAGATTGGCACGACAAAGACGCTGTTAGCAAAATTGCCAAAATGGGAAATGATGTAATTGCATCTCCAACTGCTTGTTGTTATTTTGATTATGATATTGCCACAACAGACGTTGCACAATTATATGCTTTTAACCCAACGCCAAGTGATTTAAATAAAGAAGAAGCACAGCATGTTTTGGGAAGTGAATTTACGGTTTGGACAGAAAGAATTCCAGATCAAGATAGAGCAGACTTTATGATATTCCCTCGTGCATTGGCTTTCTCAGAAGCATTATGGACAGGTACAAAAGAGAATGGTTTAAAAGAATTTGAAGAAAGATTAGATCTCCAATATCCAATTTTAGATCAATTGGGAGTGAATTATGGTCCATCAGAAGTATTGATGGAGGTGAGTACATCCATGAAAGATGGAGATATTATGTTATCAGCCAATAAATTATCTGATAAACTTGAGATAAAGTATAAAGTAGGGAGTAAGGGTGAATTCCAGTTGTATACTAAGCCTGTAAAAGTAGAAAAATCTGGTGATATCATTTTCCAAGGTTTTAGAAATGGGAAAGCATTAGGCGATCCAATTTTAAAAACATTCCAATTACATAAAGGGAACTCAGCATCAATTAAATTGATTGAGGAGCCTTCTAAGCCTTATATCAATGGTGGAGCAGCTTCTTTAAATAATTCAATTATTGGAGGAGAGAAATTTCAAGATGGTACATGGATAGGATTTAACGGACAGAACCTACAAGCTGTTTTAACATGGGAAGAATCTCAAGAACTAAACAGTATTACGTTTGATGCGTATGATGAATTAGGATCTTGGATCATGTCTCCAAATTCGTTCAAAGTCTTAGTAAGTATTGATGGGTCAAAATATAAAGATGTCTCAAAGAAGTTTAAAGTAGAAAAGGTGGTTGATCTAAATAAAAATCAGTTTACTTTAAAATTTAAAAAGCCTCTAAAAGAGGTGAGAGGAATCGAAATCATTATCGAACATCCTGGTGTTTTACCTAAAAACCACGGAGGTGCAGGCAAGCCCGCTTGGATGATGATCGATGAATTGATAATAGAATAA
- a CDS encoding GH92 family glycosyl hydrolase, whose amino-acid sequence MKIKYLFPLFLLTIWGCTTNEQKQEPVKYTSYVNPFVGTDGPGNTYPGATVPHGMVQLSPDNGISGWDRIAGYFWPDSTIAGFSHTHLSGTGAGDLYDILVTPRNGKSDRVVVEAGYERPVSLFSHDKEHAEPGYYTVDLLDYNIKAELTATDRTGFHKYTFPKDDKSQIIFNLGYSLNWDGPTDTYIKVINNKKIVGYRFSSGWAAVQREYFVAEFSAPIDSYELMNSEDPKKLQIVDGNEIQAKKTRGYFNFKTDDNKNVILVKVGLSNASIEGAEKNLAAENTSWDFDLVKNEASEKWNNELSKIEVTTPNEEHKKVFYTAMYQSLLAPTLLSDVDGGYKGADQKNHVAKGYKKYDTFSLWDTYRAAHPLYTMIHAERVPDMINSFLSHYDETGLLPVWSMKGNETNMMIGYHAVPVITDAYFKGIRDFDVEKAYEACKASAMNKEGDSMEDYIKLGYVPLNYDHENWSVSKTLEYAYDDWCIAEFAKALGKEDDYKYFAKRAENWRHHYDNESTFMRPKDKNGKFIEHFIAKEYTDHFCESNAWQYFFYVPQNVDGLIDAMGGADRFEQKLDSMFSYYPTPEDNLPIFSTGMIGQYAHGNEPSHHVAYLYNYINKPHKAQKMINKIMNTQYKSTPDGVCGNEDCGQMSSWFILSSLGIYPVNPGNGVYDLGTPLFPKAVVHLSNGKTLTVIGHQTKDSPTVSKVVFNGKEIKGYQIANADLMQGGTLEFVK is encoded by the coding sequence ATGAAAATTAAATATTTATTCCCTTTATTCTTATTGACAATATGGGGTTGCACTACTAACGAGCAAAAACAAGAGCCAGTTAAATATACATCTTATGTTAATCCATTTGTAGGTACAGACGGACCTGGTAATACATACCCAGGGGCAACGGTACCACACGGTATGGTTCAATTATCACCAGACAATGGTATCTCTGGTTGGGACAGAATTGCAGGTTATTTCTGGCCAGATTCTACGATTGCAGGTTTTTCACATACTCACCTTTCAGGTACAGGAGCTGGAGATTTATATGATATCCTTGTGACTCCAAGAAATGGTAAAAGTGATAGAGTTGTGGTAGAAGCTGGATACGAAAGACCCGTTTCTTTATTCTCTCACGATAAAGAACATGCAGAGCCAGGGTATTACACTGTAGACCTTTTGGATTACAATATCAAAGCAGAATTAACTGCTACTGATAGAACAGGTTTCCATAAATATACTTTCCCTAAAGACGATAAATCTCAGATTATCTTTAATCTTGGATACTCATTAAACTGGGATGGACCTACAGATACGTACATCAAAGTAATCAATAATAAAAAAATTGTTGGTTATAGATTTTCTTCTGGATGGGCAGCTGTTCAAAGAGAGTATTTCGTAGCCGAATTTTCAGCTCCTATCGATTCTTATGAATTGATGAATTCTGAAGACCCAAAGAAACTTCAGATTGTTGATGGAAACGAAATTCAAGCGAAGAAAACAAGAGGTTATTTCAACTTCAAAACAGATGATAATAAGAATGTAATCTTAGTTAAAGTCGGTTTATCTAATGCTTCTATTGAAGGTGCAGAAAAGAATTTAGCGGCTGAGAATACGTCTTGGGATTTTGATTTAGTGAAAAATGAAGCTTCAGAAAAGTGGAATAATGAACTATCAAAAATTGAAGTGACAACTCCTAATGAGGAGCATAAAAAAGTATTTTACACAGCAATGTATCAATCACTTTTAGCTCCAACCTTACTATCTGATGTTGATGGTGGTTATAAAGGTGCTGATCAAAAGAATCATGTGGCGAAAGGTTATAAAAAATACGATACATTCTCTTTATGGGATACTTACAGAGCCGCTCATCCATTGTACACAATGATTCATGCTGAACGTGTTCCTGATATGATTAATTCGTTCTTATCTCATTATGATGAAACAGGTCTTTTACCAGTTTGGTCGATGAAAGGTAACGAAACGAATATGATGATTGGTTATCATGCAGTTCCAGTAATCACTGATGCTTACTTCAAAGGTATTAGAGATTTTGATGTTGAAAAAGCGTATGAAGCTTGTAAAGCATCTGCAATGAACAAAGAAGGTGATTCTATGGAAGATTACATCAAGCTAGGATATGTTCCATTGAATTATGATCACGAAAACTGGTCGGTTTCTAAGACATTGGAATATGCTTACGACGATTGGTGTATTGCGGAGTTTGCAAAAGCTTTAGGTAAAGAAGATGATTACAAATACTTTGCTAAAAGAGCAGAGAACTGGAGACATCATTATGATAATGAATCTACATTTATGCGTCCAAAAGACAAAAATGGAAAGTTCATTGAGCACTTTATTGCGAAAGAATACACAGATCACTTCTGTGAAAGTAATGCTTGGCAATACTTTTTCTATGTTCCACAAAACGTAGATGGTTTAATTGATGCAATGGGTGGAGCAGATCGTTTCGAACAAAAATTAGATTCGATGTTCTCTTATTACCCGACTCCAGAAGATAACCTTCCAATCTTCTCAACTGGTATGATTGGTCAGTACGCACATGGTAACGAACCTTCTCACCACGTGGCGTATTTATATAACTACATCAATAAGCCGCATAAAGCACAAAAGATGATTAACAAAATCATGAATACTCAGTACAAATCAACTCCTGACGGTGTTTGTGGTAATGAGGATTGTGGTCAAATGTCATCATGGTTTATCCTTAGTTCATTGGGTATTTATCCAGTAAACCCAGGTAATGGAGTATATGATTTAGGTACACCATTATTCCCGAAAGCAGTGGTTCATTTATCAAATGGCAAGACTCTAACTGTTATCGGTCATCAAACAAAAGATAGTCCTACAGTTTCTAAAGTTGTTTTCAACGGAAAAGAAATCAAAGGATATCAAATCGCAAATGCCGACTTAATGCAGGGAGGTACATTAGAATTTGTAAAATAA
- a CDS encoding isoaspartyl peptidase/L-asparaginase family protein — protein MRSRRDFLKFSALTSAALLTPQLSTISFAGKRKGNKPVMISTWNHGFGANEAGWKILGEGGAALDAVEAGVRVPEGDPNERSVGYGGLPDREGKVTLDACIMNHAYECGAVAFLQDIKHPISVARLVMEKTPHAMIVGKGAKQFALENGFKEENLLTEKSEADWKEWLKKSEYKPVINIENHDTIGALALDAKGNLAGACTTSGAAYKMHGRVGDSPLIGAGLFVDGEIGAACATGLGEAVIRTAGSAMVVEQMRNGKSPAEACEIVVKRIIKTHQNKLENLQVGFLALNKDGEYGGYSIRNGFNFAVVDSKDGNRMEDSPFKMEW, from the coding sequence ATGCGTAGCAGAAGAGACTTTTTGAAGTTTTCGGCGTTAACATCGGCAGCTTTGTTAACCCCTCAATTATCTACAATATCTTTCGCAGGAAAAAGAAAAGGAAACAAGCCAGTAATGATTTCAACATGGAATCACGGATTTGGGGCAAATGAAGCAGGATGGAAAATCTTAGGAGAAGGTGGAGCCGCTTTAGATGCTGTAGAAGCTGGAGTTAGAGTTCCTGAAGGTGATCCTAACGAAAGAAGTGTTGGATATGGTGGATTACCCGATAGAGAAGGAAAAGTGACATTGGATGCATGTATCATGAATCATGCCTACGAATGTGGTGCTGTTGCCTTTTTACAGGATATTAAACACCCAATTTCTGTAGCAAGATTAGTGATGGAAAAAACGCCTCACGCTATGATTGTAGGGAAAGGTGCAAAGCAATTTGCATTGGAAAATGGTTTTAAAGAAGAAAACCTTCTTACAGAAAAATCAGAAGCAGATTGGAAAGAATGGTTGAAAAAATCAGAATATAAGCCTGTAATTAACATCGAAAATCACGATACAATTGGAGCTTTAGCTTTAGATGCAAAAGGCAATTTAGCAGGTGCTTGTACTACATCAGGTGCTGCTTATAAGATGCATGGTAGAGTGGGTGATTCTCCTTTGATTGGAGCTGGTTTATTTGTGGATGGTGAAATTGGAGCTGCATGTGCAACAGGTTTAGGTGAAGCAGTTATCAGAACAGCAGGTTCAGCAATGGTAGTTGAACAAATGCGTAATGGTAAATCGCCTGCAGAAGCTTGTGAGATTGTTGTGAAAAGAATCATCAAGACGCATCAAAATAAATTAGAGAATCTACAAGTAGGATTCTTGGCATTAAATAAAGACGGAGAGTACGGAGGGTACAGTATCCGTAACGGTTTCAACTTTGCTGTTGTAGATAGTAAAGATGGAAATAGAATGGAAGATTCTCCATTTAAAATGGAATGGTAA
- a CDS encoding acyl-CoA carboxylase subunit beta, whose translation MNSTSSTLNTLFHQLQSKRENTFLGGGEKKIAKHKSKGKLTARERVDLLLDQPNDAIEIGTFTAYNMYEEHGGCPSAGVVVKLGKVSNRLCVIVANDATVKAGAWFPLTGKKNLRAQEIAIENNIPIIYLVDSAGVYLPMQDEIFPDKEHFGRIFRNNAVMSAQGIPQIAAIMGSCVAGGAYLPIMSDEALIVDGTGSVFLAGSYLVKSAIGESIDNETLGGATTHCEISGVTDYKCENDEACLQQIKDLVDKMGHSPFSNFNKKEALLPNKSLDDLESVFPEDRTKPYNMIEIIERLVDESIFEQYKEGYGQSMLCGYARIEGWAVGIVANQRTIVKNKKGEMQMGGVIYSDAADKAARFIMNCNQKKIPLLFIHDVTGFMVGSRSEHGGIIKDGAKMVNAMSNSVVPKFSLVIGNSYGAGNYAMCGKAYDPRLMLAWPTSKIAVMSGKSAATTLLQIKLSSLKSQGKVLSEAEEKSLFDEIKDKYDEQLSPYYAAARLWVDEIILPEETRKYISTGIEAANQKVNDQPYTLGVIQT comes from the coding sequence ATGAATTCAACTTCGTCCACTTTAAACACACTTTTTCACCAACTTCAATCTAAACGAGAAAACACATTTCTTGGAGGAGGTGAGAAAAAGATTGCTAAACACAAATCAAAAGGCAAATTAACTGCAAGAGAGCGTGTTGATCTTTTATTAGATCAACCTAATGATGCTATAGAAATTGGTACGTTTACCGCTTACAATATGTACGAAGAGCACGGTGGTTGTCCTTCAGCAGGAGTTGTTGTTAAACTAGGGAAAGTCAGCAACAGATTATGTGTAATCGTAGCAAACGATGCCACTGTGAAAGCTGGTGCTTGGTTTCCACTAACTGGAAAGAAGAATTTAAGAGCACAAGAAATTGCTATTGAAAACAACATTCCAATCATTTATCTAGTAGATAGTGCCGGGGTGTATTTACCTATGCAAGATGAAATTTTCCCTGATAAAGAACATTTTGGTAGAATTTTTAGAAATAATGCTGTGATGTCTGCTCAAGGTATCCCTCAAATTGCTGCAATAATGGGCAGTTGTGTTGCCGGAGGTGCTTATTTACCAATTATGAGTGATGAAGCTTTAATTGTCGATGGCACAGGATCTGTATTCCTTGCTGGTTCTTATTTGGTAAAATCGGCTATTGGAGAATCTATTGATAATGAAACACTTGGTGGTGCAACAACACATTGTGAAATATCTGGAGTGACCGATTATAAATGTGAAAATGATGAGGCTTGTCTTCAACAAATAAAAGATTTAGTAGATAAAATGGGGCATTCACCTTTTTCTAATTTTAATAAGAAAGAAGCCCTGTTACCTAACAAATCACTTGATGATCTTGAAAGTGTTTTTCCGGAAGACCGAACTAAACCCTACAATATGATTGAAATTATTGAGCGTTTGGTCGACGAATCTATATTTGAACAATATAAAGAAGGTTACGGTCAATCCATGCTTTGTGGTTATGCTAGAATAGAAGGTTGGGCTGTTGGAATTGTCGCGAATCAAAGGACGATAGTCAAGAATAAGAAAGGTGAAATGCAAATGGGTGGAGTAATCTACTCGGATGCAGCAGACAAGGCTGCTCGGTTTATCATGAATTGTAACCAAAAGAAAATCCCGCTTTTATTTATTCATGATGTCACTGGCTTTATGGTTGGATCAAGATCTGAACACGGAGGCATTATAAAAGATGGGGCCAAAATGGTCAATGCCATGAGTAATTCTGTGGTTCCAAAATTCTCTTTGGTAATAGGCAATTCTTATGGAGCAGGTAATTATGCAATGTGTGGTAAAGCTTATGATCCACGATTAATGTTGGCTTGGCCAACATCAAAAATTGCAGTGATGTCTGGAAAATCAGCTGCTACTACCCTTTTACAAATCAAATTATCTTCATTGAAAAGTCAGGGTAAAGTGTTAAGTGAAGCAGAGGAAAAATCGCTATTTGATGAAATCAAAGATAAATATGACGAACAGTTGTCACCCTACTATGCTGCTGCTCGATTATGGGTAGATGAGATTATTCTTCCTGAAGAAACACGGAAATATATTTCTACAGGTATTGAAGCGGCTAATCAAAAAGTAAATGATCAGCCCTATACATTAGGAGTAATTCAAACCTAG